A single region of the Duganella sp. BuS-21 genome encodes:
- a CDS encoding histidine kinase, producing MTTARATLLLHAAAWCGLLVLGLMPCVPAAAQQPAPRLQEQYTHTAWSALDSAPVDILNIAQTSDGWLWLATGTGLYRFDGRRYERMDSVGGHALLSSNVRTLYAPPEGGLWVGYRTGGGISYFHHGQARHYAAGNGLPSGAVTSIARAPDGKLWVAARDGLARFDGDRFVTVGAEAGLPKRRARQVLFDRSGRQWVAMQGGAYSRADAASPFRPAWPHGDLSGLSLAPDGSVWASDIDSYYRMQPDAPEGDAAARPALAGSNMHYDRDGNMWLFRAGGMERRNAGSSEAGLQQDLNGGLPQSFFQDREGNVWIGTSAGLNRFRRNRLLTLPLQTIFNHPAIAPAAGGGVWAGDRSGALHALGPEGERRSVLSGDISALYRDPDGVLWAGNDDEVWSVSSKRNDRNDRNFAKDRIERYPLPPEARSYEVQAMSRAPDGGLWVSIVREGLYLLKDGQWRRQPALPANMPGMADPFPICLADGGNGVLWAGYIRNHIVRIAGDKVVTYGAEQGVELGNVLTMYRHNGQMWAGGERGVAWFDGERFVPLHGRKGETFRGVSGIVRSARGDLWLFGTEGLSRVSAEQVALIQRQHHHEVDFERFDAHDGLLGAASQLRPMPSLVLGDDGLLWMATANRINWIDPSRIVRNPVPPAVLVQGLAIGEQHFSPLPGLTLPKSTNNLRIDYTALSLSVPERVRFRYRLDGVDSDWQDPGARRQAFYTNLDPGQYRFRVMAANEDGVWNPQEAELSFSIPPTFIETMWFKLLCAVAAGLLLWAAYRWRLQQVTMQLRRRLEDRADERERIARALHDTFLQSVQGLMLRVQTLLKRLPADGEAYKLVEKILNQADTVLAEGRNQVSGLRTVTLYQHDLPRLFSELGQQLREEQAADFALIVTGQLAALKEPAGEHLYHIGREALLNAFRHAGACRIELELGYAQDTFTLQVRDDGGGIPEEVLAAGELPGHWGLIGMRERATKIDATLALWCRPSMGTVVELRAPAGSVYERRRGALRRWLMREAA from the coding sequence ATGACGACTGCACGCGCGACCCTGCTACTGCATGCCGCTGCCTGGTGCGGCCTGCTGGTGCTCGGCCTGATGCCGTGTGTCCCGGCGGCCGCGCAGCAGCCGGCGCCCCGCCTGCAGGAACAATACACCCACACCGCCTGGAGCGCGCTCGATAGCGCGCCGGTCGACATCCTGAATATCGCGCAAACCAGCGACGGCTGGCTGTGGCTCGCCACCGGCACCGGCTTGTACCGCTTCGACGGCCGCCGCTACGAGCGCATGGACAGTGTCGGCGGCCACGCCCTGCTGTCCTCCAACGTCCGCACGCTGTATGCGCCGCCCGAAGGCGGCCTGTGGGTCGGCTACCGCACCGGCGGCGGCATCAGCTACTTCCACCACGGCCAGGCGCGCCACTACGCCGCCGGCAACGGCCTGCCGTCCGGCGCCGTCACCAGCATCGCGCGCGCGCCCGACGGCAAGCTGTGGGTGGCCGCGCGCGACGGCCTGGCGCGCTTCGACGGCGACCGTTTCGTCACCGTCGGCGCCGAAGCCGGCCTGCCGAAACGGCGTGCGCGCCAGGTGCTGTTCGACCGCAGCGGGCGGCAATGGGTGGCCATGCAGGGCGGCGCCTACAGCCGCGCCGACGCCGCTTCGCCGTTCCGGCCGGCGTGGCCGCACGGCGACTTGAGCGGGCTGTCGCTGGCGCCGGATGGTTCGGTATGGGCCTCCGACATCGACAGCTACTACCGCATGCAGCCGGACGCGCCCGAAGGCGACGCGGCGGCGCGGCCGGCGCTGGCCGGCAGCAATATGCACTACGACCGCGATGGCAATATGTGGCTGTTCCGCGCCGGCGGCATGGAGCGGCGCAACGCCGGCAGCAGCGAGGCCGGACTGCAGCAGGATCTCAACGGCGGCCTGCCGCAGAGCTTTTTCCAGGACCGCGAAGGCAACGTCTGGATCGGCACCTCGGCCGGCCTGAATCGCTTCCGCCGCAACCGCCTGCTGACCCTTCCGCTGCAAACCATTTTCAATCATCCGGCCATCGCGCCGGCGGCCGGCGGCGGGGTCTGGGCCGGCGACCGCAGCGGCGCGCTGCATGCGCTGGGACCGGAGGGCGAGCGCCGCAGCGTGCTGTCGGGCGATATCTCGGCGCTGTACCGCGATCCGGACGGCGTGCTCTGGGCCGGTAACGACGACGAGGTGTGGAGCGTCAGCAGCAAGCGTAACGACCGCAACGACCGCAATTTCGCCAAGGACCGCATCGAACGCTATCCGCTGCCGCCGGAAGCGCGCAGCTACGAAGTGCAGGCCATGAGCCGCGCGCCCGACGGCGGCTTGTGGGTCTCCATCGTGCGCGAAGGTTTGTATCTATTGAAGGACGGCCAGTGGCGCCGCCAGCCCGCCCTGCCGGCGAACATGCCCGGCATGGCCGATCCCTTCCCCATTTGCCTGGCGGACGGTGGCAACGGCGTGCTGTGGGCCGGCTATATCCGCAACCACATCGTGCGCATCGCCGGCGACAAGGTCGTTACCTACGGCGCGGAGCAAGGCGTAGAGCTGGGCAATGTGCTGACCATGTACCGCCACAACGGCCAGATGTGGGCCGGCGGCGAGCGCGGTGTGGCCTGGTTCGACGGCGAGCGCTTCGTGCCGCTGCACGGCCGCAAGGGCGAAACCTTCCGCGGCGTGTCCGGCATCGTCCGCAGCGCGCGCGGCGACCTGTGGCTGTTCGGCACCGAGGGCCTTAGCCGCGTCAGCGCGGAACAAGTGGCGCTGATCCAGCGTCAGCACCACCACGAAGTCGATTTCGAACGCTTCGATGCCCACGATGGTTTACTGGGCGCTGCCTCGCAGCTACGACCCATGCCGTCGCTAGTGCTGGGCGACGACGGCCTGCTATGGATGGCCACCGCCAACCGCATCAACTGGATCGACCCGTCGCGCATCGTGCGCAATCCGGTGCCGCCGGCGGTGCTGGTGCAGGGACTGGCGATCGGCGAGCAGCACTTCAGCCCCCTGCCCGGCCTGACGCTGCCCAAATCCACCAACAACCTGCGCATCGACTACACGGCATTGAGCCTGAGCGTGCCGGAACGCGTGCGCTTCCGCTACCGCCTCGACGGCGTCGACAGCGACTGGCAGGATCCCGGCGCGCGACGCCAGGCCTTCTACACCAATCTCGATCCCGGCCAGTACCGCTTCCGCGTGATGGCGGCCAACGAGGACGGCGTCTGGAACCCGCAGGAAGCGGAGCTATCCTTCAGCATTCCGCCCACCTTCATCGAAACCATGTGGTTCAAGCTGCTGTGCGCGGTCGCGGCCGGCCTGTTGCTGTGGGCGGCCTACCGCTGGCGCCTGCAGCAGGTGACCATGCAGCTGCGCCGCCGGCTGGAAGACCGCGCCGATGAACGCGAGCGCATCGCCCGCGCGCTGCACGACACCTTCCTGCAAAGCGTGCAAGGGCTGATGCTGCGCGTGCAGACGCTGCTCAAGCGCCTGCCGGCCGACGGCGAAGCGTATAAGCTGGTGGAGAAAATACTGAACCAGGCCGACACGGTGCTGGCCGAAGGCCGCAACCAGGTCAGCGGCCTGCGCACCGTCACGCTGTACCAGCACGACCTGCCACGTTTGTTCAGCGAACTGGGACAGCAGCTGCGCGAGGAACAAGCGGCCGATTTCGCGCTGATCGTCACCGGCCAGCTGGCGGCGTTGAAGGAACCTGCCGGCGAACACCTGTACCACATCGGCCGCGAGGCGCTGCTGAACGCCTTCCGCCACGCCGGCGCCTGCCGCATCGAGCTGGAACTGGGCTACGCGCAGGACACCTTCACGCTGCAGGTGCGCGACGACGGCGGAGGCATACCGGAAGAAGTATTGGCCGCAGGCGAACTGCCCGGCCACTGGGGCCTGATCGGCATGCGCGAACGGGCGACCAAGATCGACGCCACGCTGGCCCTCTGGTGCCGCCCGAGCATGGGCACTGTGGTGGAGCTGCGCGCTCCCGCAGGGTCGGTATATGAACGCCGGCGCGGCGCGCTACGCCGCTGGCTGATGCGCGAAGCGGCCTAA
- a CDS encoding amidohydrolase: MQQTPDLILHRGLFATLDRSNPHAEAVAIKDGKFTHVGRANEIMALAGANTKIIDLQGKRVLPGLIDNHCHIIRGGLNFNLELRWDGVRSLADAMAMLKAQVAITPAPQWVRVVGGFTEHQFAEKRLPTIEELNAVAPDTPVFILHLYDRALLNGAALRAVGYTKDTPEPPGGQILRDGSGNPTGLLLAKPNAAILYSTLSKGPKLPLEYQVNSTRHFMRELNRLGVTGVIDAGGGFQNYPEDYQVVQQLADANQLTIRMAYNLFTQKPKQEKEDFLNWTQAVKYQQGDDYFRHNGAGEMLTFSAADFEDFRQPRPDMPESMEDDLEGVVRVLAQNRWPWRMHATYDETISRALDVFERVNQDIPLEGLNWFFDHAETISDRSIDRIAALGGGVAVQHRMAYQGEYFIERYGHGAAEATPPIKKIIEAGVKTSAGTDATRVASYNPWVSLAWMITGKTVGGAQLYPRANCLDREAALRMWTENTTWFSNEEGKKGRIQVGQLADMIVPDKDYYACAESEIWDLSSDLTIVGGKVVYAAGAFASHDTPPPPAMPDWSPVRRFGGYAGWGEKQGTSRAALKELEKRQLQQKREREQQAAACGCANNCNVHGHQHANSWGSKAPVSDLKSFWGALGCACWAV, translated from the coding sequence ATGCAACAAACGCCCGACCTGATTCTCCACCGTGGCCTGTTCGCCACGCTGGACCGCAGCAACCCACATGCCGAAGCGGTCGCCATCAAGGATGGCAAATTCACCCACGTCGGCCGCGCCAACGAGATCATGGCGCTGGCCGGGGCCAACACCAAAATCATCGACCTGCAGGGCAAGCGCGTGCTGCCAGGACTGATCGACAACCACTGCCACATCATCCGTGGCGGCCTGAATTTCAATCTGGAGCTGCGCTGGGACGGCGTGCGTTCGCTGGCCGATGCCATGGCCATGCTCAAGGCGCAGGTGGCGATCACGCCGGCGCCGCAGTGGGTGCGCGTGGTGGGCGGCTTCACCGAACACCAGTTCGCCGAGAAACGCCTGCCGACCATCGAGGAACTGAACGCCGTGGCGCCCGATACGCCGGTGTTCATCCTGCACCTGTATGACCGCGCGCTGCTGAACGGCGCCGCCTTGCGCGCCGTCGGCTACACCAAGGACACGCCGGAGCCGCCGGGCGGCCAGATCTTGCGCGACGGTTCCGGCAATCCCACCGGCCTGCTGCTGGCCAAGCCGAATGCCGCCATCCTCTACTCGACGCTGTCGAAAGGCCCGAAACTGCCGCTGGAATACCAGGTCAACTCGACCCGTCATTTCATGCGCGAGCTGAATCGTCTTGGCGTCACCGGCGTGATCGACGCCGGCGGCGGCTTCCAGAATTATCCTGAGGACTACCAGGTGGTGCAGCAGCTGGCCGACGCCAACCAGCTGACTATCCGCATGGCCTACAACCTGTTCACGCAGAAGCCCAAGCAGGAGAAGGAAGACTTCCTGAACTGGACGCAGGCCGTGAAGTACCAGCAGGGCGACGATTACTTCCGCCACAACGGCGCGGGCGAAATGCTGACCTTCTCGGCGGCCGACTTCGAAGACTTCCGCCAGCCGCGTCCCGACATGCCGGAATCGATGGAGGACGACCTGGAAGGCGTGGTGCGCGTGCTGGCGCAGAACCGCTGGCCATGGCGCATGCATGCCACCTACGACGAAACCATCAGCCGCGCGCTGGATGTGTTTGAGCGCGTGAACCAGGATATCCCGCTGGAAGGGCTGAACTGGTTCTTCGACCACGCTGAAACCATCTCCGACCGCTCGATCGACCGCATCGCCGCGCTGGGCGGAGGCGTCGCCGTGCAGCACCGCATGGCCTACCAGGGTGAATACTTCATCGAGCGTTACGGCCACGGCGCGGCCGAGGCCACGCCGCCGATCAAGAAGATCATCGAAGCGGGCGTGAAAACCTCGGCCGGCACCGACGCCACCCGCGTGGCTTCCTATAATCCGTGGGTGTCGCTGGCCTGGATGATTACCGGTAAAACCGTCGGTGGCGCGCAGCTCTACCCGCGCGCCAACTGCCTGGACCGCGAAGCGGCGCTGCGCATGTGGACCGAGAACACCACCTGGTTCTCCAACGAAGAGGGCAAAAAGGGCCGCATCCAGGTGGGCCAGCTGGCCGACATGATCGTGCCCGACAAGGATTACTACGCCTGCGCTGAAAGCGAGATCTGGGACTTGAGTTCCGACCTGACCATCGTCGGCGGCAAGGTGGTGTACGCGGCCGGCGCCTTCGCCAGCCACGATACGCCGCCGCCGCCGGCCATGCCGGATTGGTCGCCGGTGCGCCGTTTCGGCGGCTATGCCGGATGGGGCGAGAAGCAGGGCACCAGCCGCGCCGCGCTCAAGGAACTGGAAAAGCGCCAGTTGCAGCAGAAGCGTGAACGCGAACAGCAGGCCGCCGCCTGCGGCTGCGCCAACAACTGCAATGTGCATGGCCACCAGCACGCCAACTCGTGGGGCAGCAAGGCGCCGGTGTCGGACCTGAAGAGCTTCTGGGGCGCGCTGGGCTGTGCCTGCTGGGCGGTATAG
- a CDS encoding response regulator transcription factor, whose translation MRVDNRSWPQAPIAGIGTGTGNDAGIQQGDQVRVLVAHADPIVSAGLATLLGAHGDMHIATVGADPASHANADVIVVDHRSGLEHMRRSAHAPHHSDQPRVLIVTQLEREWEVRTAMMAGVHGYLLQNADSEQLLTAVRTLSRGMRYLSSELSRCVADSFTRIGLTSRETDVLQLLAQGQCNKSIARELGIGVGTVKTHVKGLFDKLGATARTHAVVLATRRGLVGDSYLNQPH comes from the coding sequence ATGCGAGTGGATAACCGTTCCTGGCCACAGGCCCCCATCGCCGGTATCGGCACCGGTACCGGTAACGACGCCGGCATCCAGCAGGGTGACCAGGTCCGCGTGCTGGTCGCGCATGCGGACCCCATCGTCAGCGCCGGCCTGGCCACGCTGCTCGGCGCCCACGGCGACATGCACATCGCCACGGTCGGCGCCGATCCGGCCAGCCATGCGAACGCCGACGTCATCGTCGTCGACCACCGCAGCGGCCTGGAACACATGCGCCGCAGCGCCCACGCCCCGCACCACAGCGACCAGCCGCGCGTGCTGATCGTCACCCAGCTCGAACGTGAATGGGAAGTACGCACGGCGATGATGGCCGGCGTGCACGGCTACCTGCTGCAGAACGCCGATTCCGAACAGCTGCTCACCGCCGTGCGCACGCTAAGCCGTGGCATGCGCTATCTGAGCTCGGAACTGAGCCGCTGCGTGGCCGACAGCTTCACCCGCATCGGCCTGACCAGCCGCGAAACCGACGTGCTGCAACTGCTGGCTCAGGGCCAGTGCAACAAGTCGATCGCGCGTGAACTCGGCATCGGCGTCGGCACCGTCAAGACCCACGTCAAGGGCCTGTTCGACAAGCTGGGCGCCACCGCGCGCACCCATGCGGTGGTGCTGGCCACGCGACGCGGCCTGGTCGGCGACTCCTATTTAAATCAGCCGCACTGA
- a CDS encoding MBL fold metallo-hydrolase, which yields MKITPLLAALAFAAAVPSYAAAPLAGTNAPGFHRIMLGDFEVTAISDGTVDLPFDKLLHQPAAVTVKALERNFQSAPTEASVNGFLVNTGAKLILVDAGAGSLFGPTLGKLLANLKASGYQPEQIDEIYLTHLHPDHVGGLAANSQTVFPNAVVRADKRDTDFWLSQANQDKAPADSKGFFQGAVASLSPYATAQRLKPFSGDTELAAGVRATSSYGHTPGHTIYTVESKGKKLVLAGDLIHVAAVQLDHPEVTIGFDSDAKAAAAARAKVFQALAKDGTLVGAAHLSFPGLGHLRSNGKGYQWVPVAYSQLR from the coding sequence ATGAAAATTACACCATTATTGGCTGCATTGGCCTTCGCCGCAGCCGTCCCAAGCTACGCCGCCGCGCCGCTGGCCGGCACCAATGCGCCGGGCTTCCACCGCATCATGCTGGGCGACTTTGAAGTGACCGCCATCAGCGACGGCACGGTCGACCTGCCCTTCGACAAACTGCTGCACCAGCCGGCCGCCGTCACCGTCAAGGCGCTTGAGCGCAACTTTCAGAGCGCGCCGACCGAAGCCTCGGTCAACGGCTTCCTGGTCAACACCGGCGCCAAGCTGATACTGGTGGACGCCGGCGCCGGCAGCCTGTTCGGCCCTACCCTCGGTAAGCTGCTGGCCAATCTCAAGGCTTCTGGCTATCAGCCGGAGCAGATCGATGAAATCTACCTGACCCACCTGCATCCGGACCACGTGGGCGGCCTGGCGGCCAACAGCCAGACCGTGTTCCCCAACGCCGTGGTTCGCGCCGACAAGCGCGACACCGATTTCTGGCTCAGCCAGGCCAACCAGGACAAGGCGCCGGCCGACAGCAAGGGCTTCTTCCAGGGCGCGGTCGCCTCGCTGTCGCCATACGCCACCGCCCAGCGCCTGAAGCCCTTCAGCGGCGACACCGAACTGGCGGCCGGCGTACGCGCCACCTCCAGCTACGGCCATACGCCGGGCCACACCATCTACACGGTGGAAAGCAAGGGCAAGAAGCTGGTGCTGGCCGGTGACCTGATCCACGTCGCCGCCGTGCAGCTAGACCATCCGGAAGTGACGATCGGCTTCGACAGCGACGCCAAAGCCGCCGCCGCCGCGCGCGCCAAGGTGTTCCAGGCGCTGGCCAAGGACGGCACGCTGGTGGGCGCGGCCCACCTGTCCTTCCCGGGCCTGGGGCACTTGCGCAGCAACGGCAAGGGGTATCAGTGGGTGCCGGTGGCCTACAGCCAGTTGCGCTAG
- a CDS encoding DoxX family protein: MNRNILSAPWIRWVCLLLLCAAYLQGGINKLTDFNSAVGEMQHFGLSPAGPLAALVIALELGASLAILSGYYRWLGAGFLGVFTLLATFVANRFWEMSGMERFMAANSFFEHLGLTGAFLLVAWLDLQKGSNGTR; encoded by the coding sequence ATGAATCGAAATATATTATCTGCGCCATGGATCCGCTGGGTATGCCTGCTGCTGCTGTGCGCTGCGTATCTGCAGGGCGGCATCAACAAGCTGACCGACTTCAACTCGGCGGTCGGCGAGATGCAGCATTTCGGCCTGTCGCCGGCGGGGCCGCTGGCCGCGCTGGTGATCGCGCTGGAACTGGGCGCGTCGCTGGCCATCCTCAGCGGCTATTACCGCTGGCTGGGCGCCGGTTTCCTCGGCGTGTTTACGTTGTTGGCGACCTTCGTCGCCAACCGGTTTTGGGAGATGTCCGGCATGGAGCGCTTCATGGCGGCCAACAGCTTTTTCGAACATCTGGGTCTTACCGGCGCTTTCCTGCTGGTGGCCTGGCTGGATTTACAAAAGGGTAGTAATGGAACGCGGTGA
- a CDS encoding carboxymuconolactone decarboxylase family protein, whose translation MSTASQAARVTLVTPANTSGERQQLLAQIQGAFGATPNMFKAVANSTAALKSMWGAFGALGGGVINAKLGEQIAVAIADRNDCEYCLAAHTALGRKAGASAEEMSAAQAGQSADPKTAAALRFAVAVVNNRAQVADDEVIALRDAGFNDEEIVEILAHVALNLFTNYVNVAFKVPVDFPSVKLRAK comes from the coding sequence ATGTCTACCGCATCCCAAGCAGCCCGCGTCACCCTCGTCACCCCTGCCAACACCAGCGGCGAACGCCAGCAGCTGCTGGCCCAGATCCAGGGCGCCTTCGGCGCCACGCCGAATATGTTCAAGGCCGTCGCCAATTCAACCGCCGCGCTGAAAAGCATGTGGGGCGCGTTCGGCGCCTTGGGTGGTGGCGTCATCAACGCCAAGCTCGGCGAACAGATCGCCGTCGCCATCGCCGACCGCAACGACTGCGAATACTGCCTGGCCGCGCACACCGCGCTCGGTCGCAAGGCCGGCGCCAGCGCCGAAGAGATGAGCGCAGCCCAAGCCGGCCAGTCGGCCGATCCGAAAACCGCCGCCGCCCTGCGCTTCGCCGTCGCCGTGGTCAACAACCGCGCCCAGGTCGCCGACGACGAAGTGATCGCCCTGCGCGACGCCGGCTTCAACGACGAGGAAATCGTCGAGATCCTGGCCCACGTGGCGCTCAACCTGTTCACCAACTACGTGAACGTGGCGTTCAAGGTGCCGGTCGACTTCCCGTCGGTCAAACTGCGCGCGAAATAA
- a CDS encoding response regulator transcription factor, which produces MNPSPITILSVDDHPMFREGIASVIADESDMRVVEEATNGVQAVEAYRRLQPDVTLMDIQMPDMNGIDATIAIRREFPGARIVVLTTYEGDVLAQRAITAGACGYLLKSMLRKELLATIRCVHEGRRSIPAAVASGIAEHWHEGALSKREVEVLQLVAGGQSNKRIGMHLAISEETVKVHMKSILSKLNASDRTHAVTMAIERGILDLHSCGLVQ; this is translated from the coding sequence ATGAACCCGTCGCCCATCACCATCCTGAGCGTGGATGACCACCCCATGTTCCGCGAAGGCATAGCCAGCGTCATCGCCGACGAGAGCGATATGCGCGTGGTGGAAGAGGCCACCAACGGCGTGCAGGCGGTGGAAGCCTATCGGCGCCTGCAGCCGGACGTCACGCTGATGGATATCCAGATGCCCGACATGAATGGCATTGATGCGACCATCGCCATCCGCAGGGAATTCCCCGGCGCCCGCATCGTGGTGCTCACCACCTACGAGGGCGACGTGCTGGCGCAGCGCGCGATCACGGCCGGCGCCTGCGGCTATCTGTTGAAGAGCATGCTGCGCAAGGAGCTGCTGGCGACCATCCGCTGCGTGCACGAGGGACGGCGCAGCATACCGGCGGCGGTGGCCAGCGGCATCGCCGAGCATTGGCACGAGGGAGCGCTCAGCAAGCGCGAGGTGGAGGTGCTGCAGCTGGTGGCCGGAGGCCAGAGCAACAAGCGCATCGGCATGCACCTGGCGATTTCCGAGGAGACGGTCAAGGTACACATGAAGAGCATCCTGTCCAAGCTGAACGCCAGTGACCGCACCCACGCGGTGACCATGGCGATCGAACGCGGCATCCTCGACCTGCATTCCTGCGGCCTGGTGCAGTAG
- a CDS encoding XapX domain-containing protein: MKMYIVSVAVGLLVGLIYGFLNVRSPAPPVIALVGLLGMLLGEQLPPLLRQLWQPEAPKVSWLKDHVKPHCFGQLPSAQKSDETRST, translated from the coding sequence ATGAAAATGTATATCGTATCGGTGGCCGTCGGTTTGCTGGTGGGCCTGATCTACGGATTTCTGAACGTGCGTTCGCCTGCGCCGCCGGTGATCGCGCTGGTCGGCCTGCTCGGCATGCTGCTCGGCGAGCAGCTGCCGCCGCTGCTGCGTCAATTGTGGCAGCCCGAAGCGCCTAAAGTATCGTGGCTCAAAGACCACGTAAAACCACACTGTTTCGGTCAGCTGCCGTCCGCGCAGAAGTCCGATGAAACCAGGAGCACCTGA
- a CDS encoding winged helix DNA-binding protein — MDTKTNKQWHDTPDVSARIVTSIGRIASVMRSGMWEFATAENLNPTQAEMLQLLQGRKHGVRLSWLASQLSISAASASDSVSALVSKGLLYKARAEDDGRATALFLTAEGAVMAARIGSALDFAEQAAAALPASQQAELLTGLFKLIAQLQKTERFPEMRACLSCRFFEPNAHPGKPAPHHCNLVNAPLSVPLLRMDCLEHEPADPVAKARNWKVFA, encoded by the coding sequence ATGGACACCAAAACCAACAAGCAGTGGCACGATACGCCGGATGTTTCGGCGCGCATCGTCACCTCGATCGGACGCATCGCCAGTGTAATGCGCTCCGGTATGTGGGAGTTCGCCACCGCCGAAAACCTCAATCCTACCCAGGCCGAGATGCTGCAGCTGCTGCAGGGTCGCAAGCACGGGGTGCGCTTGTCCTGGCTGGCGTCGCAGTTGTCGATCAGCGCGGCCAGTGCCAGCGATTCGGTATCGGCGCTGGTGTCCAAGGGTTTGCTGTACAAGGCGCGGGCGGAAGATGACGGCCGCGCCACTGCACTCTTCCTGACGGCGGAAGGTGCGGTGATGGCGGCCCGTATCGGCAGTGCTCTGGATTTTGCCGAGCAAGCCGCAGCCGCTTTGCCTGCGTCGCAACAGGCGGAGCTGCTCACCGGTTTGTTCAAACTGATCGCGCAGTTGCAAAAGACGGAACGCTTCCCCGAAATGCGTGCCTGCCTGTCGTGCCGGTTCTTCGAACCGAACGCGCATCCAGGCAAGCCGGCCCCGCATCACTGCAATCTGGTGAATGCGCCGCTATCGGTGCCGCTGTTGCGCATGGATTGCCTTGAACACGAACCGGCCGATCCGGTCGCCAAGGCGCGCAACTGGAAAGTGTTTGCGTAA
- a CDS encoding response regulator transcription factor, which yields MSTSPRPISVLVVDDHPLLRAGLGEAISSQGDMALIGEACNGREAIDAYQRLRPDVTIMDIAMPEMDGVAALHEIRREHNNARVVMLTTYKGDAQILRAVQGGAAGFLLKSTLRKDLLDTVRGVHMGQRRIPPEIAMELAQHMGQGPLSSREMEVLNHAASGNSNRRIAERLSISEETVKAHMKNVLAKLAANDRTHAVTIALKRGIITI from the coding sequence ATGAGTACCTCCCCTCGCCCCATCTCCGTGCTGGTTGTCGACGACCACCCGCTGCTGCGTGCCGGCCTGGGCGAGGCTATCTCCTCCCAGGGCGACATGGCGCTGATCGGCGAAGCATGCAATGGCCGCGAAGCCATCGACGCCTACCAGCGCCTGCGGCCGGACGTCACCATCATGGATATCGCCATGCCGGAGATGGACGGCGTGGCGGCCCTGCACGAGATCCGGCGCGAGCATAACAACGCCCGCGTCGTCATGCTCACCACCTACAAGGGCGATGCGCAGATCCTGCGCGCGGTCCAGGGCGGCGCCGCCGGGTTCCTGTTGAAGAGCACCTTGCGCAAGGATTTGCTGGACACCGTGCGCGGCGTCCACATGGGACAGCGCCGCATCCCGCCGGAGATTGCGATGGAACTGGCCCAGCACATGGGCCAGGGTCCGTTAAGTTCGCGCGAGATGGAAGTGTTGAATCATGCGGCGAGCGGCAACTCGAATCGCCGCATCGCCGAGCGCCTGTCGATTTCCGAGGAAACCGTGAAGGCGCACATGAAGAATGTGCTGGCCAAGCTGGCCGCGAACGATCGCACCCATGCGGTGACGATCGCCCTCAAGCGCGGCATTATTACCATTTAG
- a CDS encoding DUF1275 domain-containing protein, whose translation MERGDIKQGVALGFLAGYVDTLGFVGLFGLFTAHVTGNFVLIGRALIEPTQAIIIKLMVFPVFILFVALARLAILHWDRNGGKTLRNSFLFQLFMMLATVVCAWQAAPVVEASAPLTLLTGALCAGAMAVQNAYGKLLLGKTAATTVMTGNVTTLVIELVDSLRGDKDAIGRCKKLTWPVLSFAAGCMCGGVAFVLTGFHGLLLPCAMLVALAATARD comes from the coding sequence ATGGAACGCGGTGATATCAAACAAGGCGTGGCGCTGGGCTTCCTGGCCGGCTACGTCGACACGCTGGGCTTTGTCGGGTTATTCGGCTTGTTCACGGCCCACGTGACAGGCAACTTCGTGCTGATCGGCCGCGCGCTGATCGAGCCTACGCAGGCGATCATCATCAAGCTGATGGTGTTCCCGGTGTTTATTCTGTTTGTCGCGCTGGCGCGGCTGGCGATATTGCATTGGGACCGCAACGGCGGCAAGACCCTGCGCAACAGCTTCCTGTTCCAGCTGTTCATGATGCTGGCGACGGTGGTGTGCGCGTGGCAGGCGGCGCCCGTGGTGGAAGCCTCGGCGCCATTGACGCTGCTGACCGGCGCGCTGTGCGCCGGCGCCATGGCGGTGCAAAACGCCTACGGCAAGCTTTTGCTGGGCAAGACGGCGGCCACCACCGTCATGACCGGGAATGTGACGACGCTGGTGATCGAGCTGGTGGATTCGCTGCGCGGCGACAAAGACGCCATCGGCCGCTGCAAGAAGCTCACCTGGCCGGTGCTGTCGTTTGCCGCCGGCTGCATGTGCGGCGGCGTGGCGTTTGTGCTGACCGGCTTCCACGGCTTGCTGCTGCCGTGCGCGATGCTGGTGGCGCTGGCTGCCACCGCAAGGGACTAA